TCTTGGACATCGCCTCATCGATGAACTCTTCCTGCTTGACGCGGTCCTTATCGCGGATCGAATCGCTCCGGTCGACGAGGAACACGGTGCACGTGCCCTTGTTGGGACGATAGATTTCGGGGCCGGAGAGGGCGAGGATCAGCAGGGAGCAGATGAGGCCGCGCAGGATGAAGGCGCGGATTTTGCGCCGCTTGGCCATCCCCTGAACCTGGAAATACGACCAATAGAGGCCGACGAAAATCGGAATGAGGAGGAGCAGGTAGGCGGGATTGGTGAACCTCATTTAGCTCTTCCTCGCGTACAGCCACCACTCGAAGGCCAGGAATCCCAGGCCGATCATGACGAAGATGCGCCAGTAGTCTTGGAGGCGGAAAGGGGTCTGAATCGCCTTGACCTTGCCGCCACCGAGGACGAGGTCGGGCTTGGTGGCGATGTCGCTTTCGGTGTCGCTTCGCAGGTTGGCGTACACGTTCTTCTTTTTGCCGTCGACGTTGGCGGTGTAGGTGCCCGCGAAGGGAATGGTCCGCCAGATCGCCTGGCCGTCTTTGGCGGCGACGGACTGGGAGAAGCCGTTGGGGCCGGAAATCTGGACATCGCCTTGGGCCCGGAAGGCGAAGGTCGCGCCGACGCGGGTAACGATGTCGGTAGAGTCGGCCTGCTTGGCCACGAAGTCGAGGATGTTGGCAATGAAGATGGGGAAGCCGACTTGGAGGGGGAAATCGCTGTCAAGGGTGTTGAAGGCGACGGCGATCTTCTTGGTATCGCCATCGTCGACGACCACCACCGGACCTTGGTTGGAATCGACGACGGTTCGCGCGCCCTGGTACGGTTTCAGCTTGACGCCGCGTTCGATGTAAGTGGAGCGGAAGTTGACGTCCTTTGTGATGGGCGAATCGGCGATGTCGGTTAGGCGAGGGGAATCGAGAGTTCCATTTGCGGTGGCACCGCTGGCTTCCGAGGTTGCTCCAAAGGAAAGCACGGCGCGGCTGGAGCAGGGTTCGGGTTTGACGCCATCGAAGATGATGAGGTCGTACTTGGAGACCGGCCCTTTTTCGGAGACCGGTAGGGTTTCGTCCTTGGCGAGGCTGACGCGGGGATCAAGCAGAAGAGCGCGCTCAAGGAATGGGTTGCCTTTGGTGATGAGCAGGGTGCTGATGGCGGCGTTGGGGTCGGCGGCGGCGTACAGCTCGTTATCGGCGAGGAGGAGGTCCTTTGCATCGATTTTGGCGTGGAGCATATGGGCCGATGCAGGGGCGACGCAGGTGACGCCAGCCGACTTGAGCGACTGGATCGACAGTTTTTGGGTAAGGAGGAGGACGTTGTCGGCGTAGATATCGACCGTCGTCTCCGCCTTGTTCAGGCCGAAGTTCTTAACTCCGCAAAAGATTTCATTGCCGCGCGAAGTTTTGGCAGAGCCGAGGGCGGTGATGGCGAGGTTTTCTTGGCGGGTGCCGATGCTTTTGTAAACAACGGTGGCCTTGCCGGGGGCGAAGTTCTCGACTTTGGGGAAGCAACCGTCGGAGATGACGAGGATGCGGGCCGAATCGAGACTACTCACGAGGGCCGACGCAAGGCGAAGGGCTTCGCCCATGTTGCCTTCTTCGTCGCTGGCGTGAATCTGGCTAAGGGCGGCGCGCTGTTTGGCGGGATCGTTGCTAAGCGAGAACGCGACACGGGGGACGGCTCCGGCCTCAATGAGGGCGAAGCGGTCGGACGGTTTGCTGGTGTTGATGGCGGCGCGGACGAGGTCGAGCGCGTTATCAAAGCGGGAGGGCGAGACGTCGGTGGCGCGCATGGACGCCGAGGTGTCGAGGACGATGACGGTGGTCTCGCCGAGGAGCCCTTCTTGCCGCACCTGCGGCTGGGAGAAGGCGAAGCAGATCAGCGCGGCGACGATGAGCTGGAGGACCATCAGCCAGTTGAAACGGAGCCTTTGAAAGAGGCTATTGGCGCGGATTTCCTCGGTGTGCTGGGGCCAGAGAAAGGTGGCGGGAACGCGGACGTCTCGGCGGCGCATGCGGAGCAGATAGAGCGCGACGATGATGCCGGTAAGCGGCAAAAGCCAGAGGAGGTGCAGGGGGAGTTGGAGGCTCATTCGAACCATCCTGCGGGCTTGAGCTTGCGCACCATCACCTGTTCTAGCGAGTCGCTGGTGCGGATGAGGACGTGGCGTCCGCCGGTGCGTTTGGCGGCGTCGGCAATGGTGAGGATGTGGTCTTCCAGGCTCTTTCGGTATTGGAGCAGAGTGTCGCGGTTGATCGTGATTTCGGTTGTGCCGGTGTTTTCGGAGTCGATGAGTCGGAGGTCGCCTTCGAGATCGGGGTCGATTTCGGCGTCGCTGAGGATTTGGGCGAACCAAACCTCGAAACCACGGCCGCCGAGGGCGCGGATGGTGGCGGGAAGCTCGGGATCGAGGCCGTCGCTGGCGAGGATGAGGATGCCATTGCGAAGATTGGACCGGAGGATGGAGCGGAGACTGTCGTTGAGGGTTTCCTGGTTCAGTTCACCAGCGGCGCGCTGAATGCCGTCCATCAGCCGGAAGGCGGACGATCGTCCGCGCAGGATGGCGGAGGGCGGCTGTTTGGCTCCGATGACTTTCAGACGAACGCCATCGCCGCCAATGAGGCCCACGTAGCCGAATGCCATCGCATACTTTTGGGCGAGGGCGAACTTGGATGGTTCGCCAAAGTGCATGCTCGGCGAACCATCGAGGCAGAGGTACACGATGAGGTCTTCCTCGTCCTGATACGTCCGCATGACGGGCGTATCGAGGCGGGCGAGGACGTTCCAGTCGAGGTGGCGAAGGTCGTCGCCTTCCGAGTAGTTGCGGAAGTCGGCAAACTCGATGGAAACGCCTTTCTGCTTGCTGATTCGCTCGCCTTTGGACGCGCCGCGATACACCCGGCTCGGCCTCAGCCGCAGGGTTTCGAGGGCGCGCAATTCGCGAGATTCCAGCAGTCCCGACGTTTCCGTAGACATCGGCGGTTAGACTTTGATCGGGTCCTTGTCGCGCGAATCGACGTGCATCAAGACGGCGCGAATGATGGTGTCGGCCGAGACGTTGTCGGCTTCGGCTTCGAAGTTGAGGATGAGTCGGTGCCGGAGCACTTGGCTTGCCGATGCGGTCAAATCTTCCTTCGCAACGTTGAACCGACCTTCGAGCAAGGCGCGAATCTTGGCGGCGGTGATGAGCGACTGAGCGCCGCGCGGCGACGAGCCGTAGCGAACATACCGCTTGACGTCCTCGCAGGGGCGGTCCGAATCGGGGTGGGTGCCGAGGACGATCTGAAGCGCGTAGTCGAGAACGGCATCGCTGATCGGGACTTCGCGAGCCAGAGCGCGCATCTTCAAGACGTCTTCGCCGTGGGCAACGGCGGTGATCTCGTCGGAATGGGTTCCCGTCGTGCGTTGGACGATGGCCTTGAGTTCGTTCTTGGTGGGGAACGGGACGAGGAGTTTGAAGAAGAAGCGGTCGAGTTGGGCCTCGGGAAGCGGGTAGGTGCCTTCCTGCTCCACCGGGTTTTGGGTCGCCATGACGAGGAACGGCTCGCTGAGGTCGTGCCGCTTGCCGCCGACGGTGACCGATCGTTCCTGCATCGCTTCCAGCAGGGATGATTGAGTCTTGGGCGTCGCGCGGTTGATTTCGTCGGCGAGAACGATGTTGGCGAAGATCGGCCCTTTGCGGAACTCAAACATGCGGTTGTCGTTCAGTACGTTGGTGCCGGTGACGTCGGCCGGCATCATGTCCGGGGTGAACTGGATGCGCG
The DNA window shown above is from Armatimonadota bacterium and carries:
- a CDS encoding AAA domain-containing protein, giving the protein MSAEQATWFRETFTRIKTEVNKVIVGQDDIVESVLIGLAANGHILLEGMPGLGKTLLVKSLSQALSLDFSRIQFTPDMMPADVTGTNVLNDNRMFEFRKGPIFANIVLADEINRATPKTQSSLLEAMQERSVTVGGKRHDLSEPFLVMATQNPVEQEGTYPLPEAQLDRFFFKLLVPFPTKNELKAIVQRTTGTHSDEITAVAHGEDVLKMRALAREVPISDAVLDYALQIVLGTHPDSDRPCEDVKRYVRYGSSPRGAQSLITAAKIRALLEGRFNVAKEDLTASASQVLRHRLILNFEAEADNVSADTIIRAVLMHVDSRDKDPIKV
- a CDS encoding VWA domain-containing protein encodes the protein MVRMSLQLPLHLLWLLPLTGIIVALYLLRMRRRDVRVPATFLWPQHTEEIRANSLFQRLRFNWLMVLQLIVAALICFAFSQPQVRQEGLLGETTVIVLDTSASMRATDVSPSRFDNALDLVRAAINTSKPSDRFALIEAGAVPRVAFSLSNDPAKQRAALSQIHASDEEGNMGEALRLASALVSSLDSARILVISDGCFPKVENFAPGKATVVYKSIGTRQENLAITALGSAKTSRGNEIFCGVKNFGLNKAETTVDIYADNVLLLTQKLSIQSLKSAGVTCVAPASAHMLHAKIDAKDLLLADNELYAAADPNAAISTLLITKGNPFLERALLLDPRVSLAKDETLPVSEKGPVSKYDLIIFDGVKPEPCSSRAVLSFGATSEASGATANGTLDSPRLTDIADSPITKDVNFRSTYIERGVKLKPYQGARTVVDSNQGPVVVVDDGDTKKIAVAFNTLDSDFPLQVGFPIFIANILDFVAKQADSTDIVTRVGATFAFRAQGDVQISGPNGFSQSVAAKDGQAIWRTIPFAGTYTANVDGKKKNVYANLRSDTESDIATKPDLVLGGGKVKAIQTPFRLQDYWRIFVMIGLGFLAFEWWLYARKS
- a CDS encoding DUF58 domain-containing protein translates to MSTETSGLLESRELRALETLRLRPSRVYRGASKGERISKQKGVSIEFADFRNYSEGDDLRHLDWNVLARLDTPVMRTYQDEEDLIVYLCLDGSPSMHFGEPSKFALAQKYAMAFGYVGLIGGDGVRLKVIGAKQPPSAILRGRSSAFRLMDGIQRAAGELNQETLNDSLRSILRSNLRNGILILASDGLDPELPATIRALGGRGFEVWFAQILSDAEIDPDLEGDLRLIDSENTGTTEITINRDTLLQYRKSLEDHILTIADAAKRTGGRHVLIRTSDSLEQVMVRKLKPAGWFE